The genomic window CCCTGGGAGAGATACGCTGACGAATCATCTCCGCCCTCCGGATGTCTCGCTCATCAGGTGTCAGCTTGGCGCCGGCATATTGCTGAAGAAATCCGGGCTGCGTCATCACCATTAACTCGTTGAGAATATTGGCGGATGTCTCGCGGATCAATCCGAGGTCAATGCCAAGACGCACATCGCTCAAGCGTTGGGCCGCTTCCTTGGAATCTATAACTGTCGCATAGGATAAAATTCCGAAGGAACGGTATACCCGATCGGCTATCCGCGTTTTGGATTCCTGCATCAGTCGTTCACGAGCTGCCCGCTCATGTTCGATAATTTGCTTGACGACCTTGTACAAATTGTCGATGATTTCCTCCTCCGACTGTCCCAGCGTAATCTGGTTGGATATCTGAAACAGGTTGCCGACCGCCTCGCTGCCTTCGCCATAAATGCCACGAACGGCAAGACCTACCTGGGTAATGGCGGAGAGTATGCGGTTGATTTGCTGCGTCAGCACCAATGCGGGGAGATGAAGCATGACTGAAGCGCGTATCCCTGTTCCCACATTGGTCGGACAGCTAGTCATGAAGCCTCGCTGTTCATCGAATGCATAGTTCAGTCTGCTTTCGAACACATCGTCAATTCGATTTGCCAGTTCCCAAGCTTCTTTAATCTGAAAACCTGGATACAGGCATTGTATTCGCAGGTGGTCCTCCTCATTAATCATAATGCTT from Xylanibacillus composti includes these protein-coding regions:
- a CDS encoding protein arginine kinase; amino-acid sequence: MSLRKFMEEALSEWMKGRGPESDIVISSRIRLARNIRNHPFPMLATNDQSQVVLNKAMQVLEDGSLQSISRFEALKLSEMSELEKKVLVEKHLISPNLANESRNGAVLLSENEAVSIMINEEDHLRIQCLYPGFQIKEAWELANRIDDVFESRLNYAFDEQRGFMTSCPTNVGTGIRASVMLHLPALVLTQQINRILSAITQVGLAVRGIYGEGSEAVGNLFQISNQITLGQSEEEIIDNLYKVVKQIIEHERAARERLMQESKTRIADRVYRSFGILSYATVIDSKEAAQRLSDVRLGIDLGLIRETSANILNELMVMTQPGFLQQYAGAKLTPDERDIRRAEMIRQRISPREA